The DNA region CAGCCTTGGCATCTACCTGATGtaagtgtttacatttttaagctACTTCATGCtgcattatttttacaaaacttaaTTATGTCCTACTTTTGTACCACTTCTTTGCAGcatatggcaaaaaaaaagtggtctgtgggcttttaaaaaagttaattttggtTATAATCTGTCTTATAATGATAACACTTGCAGGCTTGCAAAAGAGTTGGGAAGGAGTCAAAAGGCTAAATGGAGGTGCAGAGTGCAGAAGGGGGAgctgtcttcctcctcctcctgataTTATTCTGTATCAAAGCCAAACTCCCACAAAACTGGAGGAAAACATCTCTCCTGGGACAGagacagtttattttgtttttacacaacaTAAGCTGTCTCcacacaaaatataatttgaaagtGTCCgcaaaaatgcaaaaccaaGCTATTTATATGCAGTTTACAGCACATAAAAATTGTTGCATCACTCATCTGCTGTTTGTTGACATGCTTCTTCCTTTTGGCAGAACATCCTCTGTCGGCATCATGATGTTTGAGATGGCATACTTTCTGGATTCCCTACTGTCCATGTGTATCCCGTAAGTACATGGCCAtccttaaaatatttgtttggagCTTTTGAATAAGGAACATACATAACGATGGAGTAAATTTGTCCTATAAGTCGGGTTTCGATAGGTGACAGTACTTAGTTAAGCTCAGTCTTGTAGCAAATTGGAAAGCCTTTTGAATTCACTAACTTGTCATtttgtatctttatttttttacctcacTTTGGTTCCCTTCTATTTTAAAGCGTTTTAGAAATGAATGTGTGAATGGATGAGTATTGGCAATACCAGCTAATAACGGCATATCTCCCTCCATTTGGAGAACTGAAACACTAAAGAACAACGTTCTGTGCTTTATGCCATGTTTGGTTCAGTGACATAAAAACCACCAGAAGAGCAAATATCTAGTTCACACTGGTTAAATTGATTGTGTTTTACATGCAAAGCAACCATTTTCAATGAAACTCTGGGTTACTTTGAGACCCCAACTGCAGGgtgttgatttgtttatttaaacagatttgaactattaaattgtgaattttaagGACAAATTGAATGCACCATAAAACACACAGCTGTGAGACAAATTCTATCATCAACAAAACTCTAATATAAACCTTCTGGCACTTAAAGTGACCACAGTTTTACtatgtgtttttatattcttcACTTTTGATTGAgagtttttatcatttatgttgaaaaaaaataattctaatgTTTTGAAATTACATCTAACAGTTCTTTTTATGATCTGTCTTGCAAATGATCATTTATCTCCCCCCAACTGAGAATGTGAAAAAAGACCAGTTTGACATTCTCAGTTTAACCAGGATCGTCGTTGCTGTGGATTTTGAACATCTGCTTGCAAGACAAGGCCGCTCAGTGTTGGAATGTATTAGCATCTTCCATGCAGCTGCAAATTACTCATAGCTAACTGAATGTGGCATGGGAATGTTAACAAGAGCAGAAACGACAGTAGAAATTTATACAAATGCCTGCTGattaaacataacattttgtcaaactgcTTTGACAAAATGTCACTAGGATCCGTGATGTCACACTGATTCTCCAAGTAGGTGCTGTTTACTCTCACTGCATGTAAGATACTGTCTGCTAAACCACTTCACACAATCTCAGCTGAAAGCATCTGGAGCACACATTCTAGTTTATTACCTAACTTGAATGTCCAGGAGAGGGCAGACTTGTCTTTTTTTACCTGTTCTAATTTTCTCAGAGTTTTAAGAAAGAACGCTTTATGTAAGACTCCTTGTAGACTGTACTTTCCAGTAGCTGTTCTCATGATTTCCCCTTTTTAATCTGCAGCTGTCCTCCAAACTGGCAAGTGTTTGTCTTGTGGGGGAAGATGGCTCGTGTTGGAGGTTTTCATAAATTCCTCTACTACTCCATCATGTCAGTGGTCTGCTTCTTGCACCCTGTGCTGGTTTGGCACGCAATCATCCCAGGTAAAAAATAACATGTACAGCATTAACGGCTGTAGATACTTTTGCTCTAAAATTTGATGGCTTTGTCTTTAGGTAAGTGTGGAATGCCTGAATGTGATGCAGTAAGAAAAAATTTGCACGCTTTTAAAagcatcatttattttcagcatgaaaataaaagtgcctcgcaaatgtattttcactccttgaactttttcacattttgttacaaccacaagcaACAGTATCTTCTCTTGATAGTTTAGGTAACAGACAAAttaaggtataaaaaaaaacatgatttttgaatatttttaattcaaatctcATTAAGGTGTTGCATTCATTTGCATTTAGCCCCATTGCTGGTCTTTTAGGAAATGTTAAATTCCAACAGATCTAAGTACAGGAATTGTTACCTATCATTCTTTTCAAATTAACTGTAGGTGTTTTTAGGTGGAGTCATTGTGTCACATAAATACAATTCTAACTAATTTCACCGTGGGTCTGGctgaatgtttaattttgttgtctTGCTGGAATTTGAGGCTCCTTCCCAGTCTCAGATGTCTTTCAgcttctaacaggttttcttgatgattgctttgtatttttgctcCTTATATCTAACTTTTTGAAAACtagtttttttgcattattatggaATTCTGAGCTTTATGGTgtatgaaaaatacattaaggtttgttgtaatgtgacaaaatatggaaaatgtttaggggtgtgaatacttttgcaaggcatccAGTATTCTGTTGGCAACCCATAAATAAAGGCATGTAATTTTTGACTGCAGGATCAATGCTTTTGGTAACAGCGTTTTTCAACTTCATACTAAGCAAGAAAGCAAAGATCAAGTCTCCCAAGAGTCCACCAGAGAGCAACAGTGACCAAAGCCTAACAACTGTCTGCGTAGCAGAAAGATCTGGCTCCAACGGCACGTCCTCGATTTTCCAAGCAGTGACGGGAAGAAAGGGAGGGCAAATGGCCTTCACAGACCCAGATCACTGCTTTGAGCCacaggagagaggagagagcaTCCAGGCCATGCTGGAGCAGGAGCAAACAGTAGCTCCTGTGCACacagaaaggaggaggaggtggaaaGAGATGATCTGGTTCAGAGATAGGGAGGAGCCTGTGGaaagagagctggaggagatgaATGAGTCTGAACCAGACACCACCTCAGACACTGCACCTATGATCACCGACTGAACAAGTGATACTCCTTTTTGCAAACTGTGAAGCATGCATAACGTATTCAGACTTGGTGCAGATTTTTGTACttcaaaaatgtctaaaatatcactgcaaaagcaataaaaaaaataataaaaaccatttGTTTCTGAACGAGCACGTGGTAGCTTTTAGTCTGATTGCCTGTTTTTGCTAAGCCAGCGTTGATTGAAGAGCAGATGTTAAGGTGGACGAATGCAGTTACTGAACCATGCATTATTTATAAGCTCATAAATTAGATCAGCTGATTTCTTCATTcagaggaaaaaggaaatatGCAGAAGTGTGTAAAAGAAAGAGCAGACGTGTGTGGATGCATGTGTTAGTCACATTCAAACCTCCTCATTGTGTGTATGTCATGTGTGAGCGGTGACCATGGAGACGGAGCTCTGGGAGGGGAGCCCATGTTATTATGGTGATTAGAGAAATGTAAGATAGCCTGCACAGCCACTATCACAGGCCTGTGTCTCACCACAATATGGATTAATATTAGCTCATGCTACTGTGGTTACTATTGTGTTCTAGGGATCATAACATAGCTTCATAAATCATGAAATTAGCATATTTGTGTGGGCCTGGTGATaagaaaaagatttgttttcttctggtttttatCAGGGTATGAAAGATGCATGTTCCCCTTTTGTTCAGCTTGTTAATTAATAGTGCTATTCTGCCAAAGCATGCACCCCAAACCTCTCGGTCCTTTGTTCACTCAGCTGCAGGTGTGAGACGTGTATGGCTGAAAACAGCAATCTCTCAGCAGAGGGAATCAATAAGAACAGAGTATCtcattcatcaaaaaaaaaaagctcttcaCAGATATATCTGATGTCAAACAcgtgaaaacacacagaaatattcCAAAGCTTAAACAAGTGAAACAAATCACATTCCCTGCAGCTACTTCCCTCTGTTGCTTTGTTTGATTGCTTTGTGTCTTAACATGTGAATGGAGTCAGGCGAGATGAGATGTTCTGGTGTGTTATGGAAAAAGACAGAGAGTCTTTGTTTAGAGCATGCTGAATTCACTCAGTGGCCCACATCCTGAGTTGTGTTGTTACCCTCACAAAGATTTCTGGTAAATTAGTAGCAGAGTGACCCCATAATAATCAGGTTGCATATTTTCATAAGTACTCCACCatcttttcccctttttttttacagagctgtTCTCTAAGAGGGAAGTTGGTCAGCTGTTAGAACAGCTCACTTCCTTTGTGCATGGTAAATCATAGCTCCCATTCAAACGCAGGGTTAGAGAGACTTCCTTTAGCTCTTGTTTCCACCCTGACATAGTTCCTGAGATGGCAGATCCAGACTCAAAAACAGGATGGGTGAAATAAATCTTCCCAGGCTGCAGGGACTTTAACTCTGCTGGGTAGAGAGAGAATAATATGCACTAGCTCAAGTTGTCTgggggttttgtttgtttacttatCAGTTCAATATGaggatttttataaattataacaaaaaccAGTGCACTGGGACAAGTGGAAAGCGTATACCCTCAGAATATTCTATCTATAGAGTGTCATTGAGAAATGAATGTATGTAAGtccatttgaaaactgaaactcaTATAGTACATTCATTACCTAAAAGGAATGCACTTAAAGGTATTAAttctattgttttgttgttgtttattcagttttttgaCTAGTCTATTCATCAGCAGCTTGTCAGGAAGCagggcagagagagaagaagagaacatCCAGCTTGGACCGCCTGTTTAAAACTGTAGGCTCTGCATATGGTGCACATGCTCCTCCACTGAGCCACCTTGTGCCCCttatttctattcattttaatGATCTTGGTGCACTGCAAAGCTCTTAAAATTATCAttgactgtggaaacttcatACTGAATCTTTGGCAACTTGGATTCTTAGCATCCTTCCTCAGGACCTTCCGACTCTggaatctttattttttttaataatataaacaatatgtaaataataacTTTCTCATAAAAAAGGGATTTGCGACCTATAAGTTCTGTCATTTTTACTTCATAGACTATTGAAACACTTATGgtatttttctctgatttattGTCAGAAATTGTGACATACTATATATCTGTATGTGATAGCTCTTGATGTACTGAGCAATCCACGTCACATGAAACtccaaataaatctgttttccttccacttaactttcccaTAATATGCTCTGATACATCACTTTGTATAGAGACAGCTTCTTTAGCGACTTATCTTTCTTGAGGAGGGTGTCACTGGCTAGACACCTTTTAAGTGAACAGCCTTCTCCGCAATTGTATGAACATAACATTTCTGCATCAAACCTTTTTGATCAtatgtatttttctaatttttattttttttaaattgtattttttttataagtctAAACTTTGTTCATCCAAGTTGTGTTCAATGATTCTAtataatatttcactttttgaaatgaataacCAAATGTAGTTCTCAGTgattatgtattttaatgagaCAACGATCAGGTACTGACGCCTTTtcgctgcatgtttttttttttttttttttttttggagtacCATAAATAAGGTCCCGCCCATACTGAACGGCGATTGGCTGAGGCGAGGCGATGCCTGGTTCTATTGGCTTTGTCCCTTGTCCGTTTTGAATCCCTTCTCAGAATACCGCTCGGGCAAAAAGGCATAACACAAGAAAAGATAAGGAGGATACATCGCTGGCAGACTCACGGAAGAGGACGGGGTCGCACTCTGTTATGGTAGGAGACAAAATCATTAATTTTACTACAGGAGGGGCTTGTACAGCAAGATGAAGAGGCGGGGAAGTTCACTGTggttataaacaaaataatattacttCGGAAGTTGGATTGCGGtaaatttccactttttgtgctaaaaatattaatactgaTGGGAGTGGCTTTAATGTAACTTTAGTGAGCTCATGCTCGCTTTGCTCTCATGTTAATTGTGCAGTGATAGCCGCAAGACTAGAAATGACCACACCAAGTAATCTGAAGGTGCATCTCCTCACCCACATTTGTTCTGATGTGGGTTTTTATGCTCAAATCGTTATTTTGGCACAATCTTTGGATGTGATCTGGAGCTTTTTTTGGACGTTTCTTGTCTTCGGGCGCTGCTGGCCGCTGTAGGTGTGATAATTAGATGCGGATTTCGGGATGATCAAACCAATCACAGGCTGCTATGAGGGTTC from Gambusia affinis linkage group LG13, SWU_Gaff_1.0, whole genome shotgun sequence includes:
- the tmem72 gene encoding transmembrane protein 72 isoform X2, yielding MCRTILTENLPEATIIFQVLCAVGIETVQQGEFNSLGIYLITSSVGIMMFEMAYFLDSLLSMCIPCPPNWQVFVLWGKMARVGGFHKFLYYSIMSVVCFLHPVLVWHAIIPGSMLLVTAFFNFILSKKAKIKSPKSPPESNSDQSLTTVCVAERSGSNGTSSIFQAVTGRKGGQMAFTDPDHCFEPQERGESIQAMLEQEQTVAPVHTERRRRWKEMIWFRDREEPVERELEEMNESEPDTTSDTAPMITD
- the tmem72 gene encoding transmembrane protein 72 isoform X1 codes for the protein MGNSGSVWWTMVECACRILGVSTATVLCAVGIETVQQGEFNSLGIYLITSSVGIMMFEMAYFLDSLLSMCIPCPPNWQVFVLWGKMARVGGFHKFLYYSIMSVVCFLHPVLVWHAIIPGSMLLVTAFFNFILSKKAKIKSPKSPPESNSDQSLTTVCVAERSGSNGTSSIFQAVTGRKGGQMAFTDPDHCFEPQERGESIQAMLEQEQTVAPVHTERRRRWKEMIWFRDREEPVERELEEMNESEPDTTSDTAPMITD